One Methanomassiliicoccales archaeon genomic region harbors:
- the gatB gene encoding Asp-tRNA(Asn)/Glu-tRNA(Gln) amidotransferase subunit GatB: MGREGVARCGKKMDFHLHFKIPGGELLRIGLEVHVQLPTRSKLFCPCPTNALEPNSSICPTCLGFPGSRPVLNRKALEMAVSIARFLQCRISPQVWFSRKTYFYPDLPKHFQITQYDSPIGTDGLFPVEGKNIGIWRVHLEEDPGRIKRVGKAGEEVSLIDYNRSGIPLVEIVTAPDLSSPDEARRFLAELMVELKHMIGTSGDDEQSIRADANISVGEERVEIKNIQGLRNLERALRFEAGRQQKLLEAGMKVMRETRRYDEERKVTVSAREKEFEEDYGYIGEPDLGVYDLTSLLNALPEVETPLRRAQRISTVYMVDYDKARQMVLTSMALADLFEEMAKRVHPEMAMNWTLGPISNSWPQILPRINEQVTRDIMETVKLVADRSITDSEGRRRIAAIAAGECPEDISCAIQDEVLESFISDYLDKHPQIIKDYSSNPKAANAVIGHVMKLAKGKYSSQEIVDAVVKEINKRKG, encoded by the coding sequence TTGGGAAGAGAGGGTGTTGCTCGATGCGGCAAGAAAATGGACTTCCACCTTCACTTTAAAATTCCCGGAGGTGAGCTTTTGAGGATTGGGCTTGAGGTACATGTTCAATTGCCCACACGCTCCAAGCTATTCTGTCCTTGCCCTACGAACGCATTAGAGCCGAATTCCTCCATCTGCCCTACCTGCCTTGGATTCCCAGGATCAAGACCAGTCCTAAATCGCAAAGCTTTGGAGATGGCGGTAAGCATTGCTCGCTTTTTACAATGCAGAATCTCACCTCAAGTTTGGTTCTCCAGAAAGACCTATTTCTATCCTGATCTCCCAAAGCATTTCCAAATAACTCAATATGACTCTCCCATCGGGACGGATGGCCTATTCCCCGTGGAAGGTAAAAATATAGGTATATGGCGCGTTCATTTGGAGGAGGATCCAGGAAGAATCAAACGTGTAGGTAAAGCGGGGGAGGAGGTGTCCCTAATTGATTACAACAGATCTGGGATACCTTTGGTGGAAATAGTCACTGCTCCAGATCTATCATCTCCGGACGAGGCTCGGAGGTTTTTGGCCGAATTGATGGTAGAGCTGAAGCACATGATTGGAACAAGTGGTGATGATGAGCAGAGCATTCGCGCTGATGCTAATATCTCTGTAGGCGAAGAAAGGGTGGAAATAAAAAATATACAAGGATTGAGGAACCTAGAGAGGGCTCTTAGATTCGAAGCTGGCCGACAGCAGAAGTTGCTTGAGGCGGGAATGAAGGTGATGCGCGAAACCAGGCGTTACGATGAGGAAAGGAAGGTCACCGTTTCTGCCAGAGAGAAAGAGTTCGAGGAAGATTATGGCTATATCGGAGAACCAGACCTTGGGGTATATGATTTGACTTCTCTCTTAAACGCACTTCCTGAGGTGGAGACACCTTTGCGTAGGGCTCAGCGTATTTCCACTGTTTACATGGTCGATTATGATAAGGCGAGGCAAATGGTATTGACTTCCATGGCCTTGGCTGACCTCTTTGAGGAGATGGCGAAAAGGGTACATCCTGAGATGGCAATGAATTGGACATTGGGACCGATCTCGAATTCCTGGCCGCAGATTCTGCCTCGCATCAATGAGCAGGTAACGAGGGATATAATGGAAACCGTTAAGTTGGTCGCGGATAGGAGCATCACCGATTCTGAGGGCAGAAGGAGAATCGCGGCCATTGCTGCTGGCGAGTGCCCTGAAGATATCTCCTGTGCAATACAGGATGAGGTCCTAGAATCCTTTATATCAGATTATTTAGATAAACACCCGCAGATAATAAAAGACTATTCCTCGAATCCAAAGGCAGCAAACGCCGTCATAGGTCATGTGATGAAGCTGGCTAAAGGAAAATACAGCTCCCAAGAAATCGTCGATGCCGTGGTGAAGGAAATAAACAAAAGGAAGGGATGA
- a CDS encoding Lrp/AsnC family transcriptional regulator — translation MSSKDLDELDKRIIKELCTSSQGSYRQIAKRLNIHPTTLIQRVKSLEESGIIHGYRAHVDYLKLGYEFMAIVHIYVEGDLLDIQQRIKSLKDVVAVFDVTGECDSIAWVACKNREEFSAVIKSMLQIKGVKKTNTYVVLNMIKDPFQFMPTFE, via the coding sequence ATGTCCAGTAAAGACCTTGACGAATTAGACAAGCGCATAATCAAGGAATTATGCACCTCGAGCCAAGGCTCCTACAGGCAAATAGCCAAGCGCCTTAATATTCATCCCACGACTTTAATCCAGAGAGTAAAGAGCCTGGAGGAATCAGGAATAATTCATGGCTATCGTGCCCATGTGGATTATTTAAAACTGGGGTACGAATTCATGGCTATCGTTCATATATATGTGGAAGGCGACCTCTTGGATATTCAGCAAAGAATAAAATCGCTCAAGGATGTGGTGGCTGTTTTCGATGTTACTGGGGAATGCGATTCTATTGCGTGGGTGGCTTGCAAGAATCGCGAGGAGTTCAGCGCAGTCATCAAATCCATGCTGCAGATAAAGGGAGTAAAGAAAACCAACACTTACGTTGTTTTAAACATGATAAAAGATCCTTTTCAATTCATGCCAACCTTCGAGTAG
- a CDS encoding DHHA1 domain-containing protein: MSIDMTRLLYEVDPYLKTFDAIVTTVRGEWLSLDRTAFFPGGGGQDADTGWLAGLEVKSVKMEGGEVFHHVPGHALRPGARVDCQIDWERRLDLMRGHTGEHLLYSILSKIHPEIELVKISITPSKKSLIVKGDLSWPLLSMAQSEANEAIASQLPVSEVWTSKDSDLLKQVRIKADKIHGDRVRIVKIGEIDKAACAGIHVQNTREIKMIVITRLVSARPMGDYEIQFEVGRKAIDTALRLSSLALQASEAAGSRPDDLINAIANLKNDVSVKSALLKTYAKAALANLMPEKIEGARVYSGVFEGLDKKTLIDTVNKITNEERTAAILAALDDKLMLIVATSNDLEVDSRKILAEALEPLGGKGGGKMHFASGGASDPSKGTIAVRMAKEALKKALSEGDGNSHD; this comes from the coding sequence ATGAGCATCGATATGACACGTCTGCTCTATGAAGTGGATCCATATTTGAAAACTTTCGATGCCATAGTTACAACTGTTCGGGGAGAATGGTTATCCTTGGACAGGACTGCTTTCTTCCCAGGAGGAGGAGGCCAGGATGCTGATACAGGATGGTTGGCTGGCCTTGAGGTAAAATCTGTGAAGATGGAAGGAGGAGAGGTCTTTCATCATGTTCCTGGACATGCATTAAGGCCGGGGGCTAGGGTGGATTGCCAAATAGATTGGGAGCGTAGGCTTGATTTGATGAGGGGACACACTGGTGAACATCTTCTCTACTCCATTTTGAGCAAGATTCATCCTGAGATCGAATTGGTGAAGATATCCATAACACCATCTAAAAAAAGTCTCATAGTCAAGGGAGACCTTAGCTGGCCGTTATTGTCAATGGCACAATCGGAAGCAAATGAGGCGATTGCTTCTCAACTTCCCGTTAGTGAGGTCTGGACTTCCAAAGATTCAGACCTATTGAAGCAGGTGCGCATTAAGGCTGATAAAATACATGGTGATAGAGTCAGGATAGTCAAGATAGGAGAAATCGATAAGGCAGCATGCGCAGGAATACATGTCCAGAATACCAGAGAGATAAAGATGATTGTCATCACAAGGCTGGTCTCGGCTAGACCCATGGGAGATTATGAAATACAATTCGAGGTGGGTCGAAAAGCGATAGATACAGCCCTTCGTCTTTCCTCTCTTGCTCTTCAGGCTTCTGAAGCTGCGGGTTCTCGACCAGATGATCTGATCAATGCTATAGCCAATCTCAAGAATGATGTGAGCGTAAAAAGTGCGCTGCTAAAAACCTATGCGAAAGCGGCCCTGGCTAATTTGATGCCTGAAAAGATAGAAGGTGCCCGAGTCTATTCCGGCGTATTCGAAGGTCTAGATAAGAAAACGCTAATAGATACGGTAAACAAGATCACAAATGAAGAACGAACAGCAGCCATTTTAGCCGCTTTGGACGATAAGTTGATGCTTATCGTGGCAACTAGCAATGACTTGGAGGTGGACAGCAGAAAGATTCTTGCAGAGGCCTTGGAACCTTTAGGTGGAAAAGGGGGAGGTAAGATGCATTTCGCCTCCGGTGGGGCTTCGGATCCAAGCAAGGGAACAATTGCAGTGAGGATGGCCAAAGAGGCGCTTAAAAAGGCTTTGAGCGAAGGAGATGGAAATAGCCATGATTAG
- the aspS gene encoding aspartate--tRNA ligase, with translation MLRTHHCGEIRLEDLGKRVTLAGWVRFRRDHGGVMFFDLADCHGISQLVMDPEALGPQVDKQRLSELLRDVGREYVLKVTGLIRERVPGTEDPRNPTGTVEVLIEDAEILNTSKPLPFEVAEQKNSLLPNEDLRIRYRYLDLRRPQMISNLKFRAQLFAAARAALVSLGFMEVETPMLTRSTAEGARDFLVPSRIKPGHFYALPQSPQLFKQMLMVGGVERYFQFARCFRDEDSRADRQPEFTQMDIEMSFIEQEDVFQVVEAVLKSVWKTIYDEELATPFPRLPYKEAMARFGTDAPDIRFGLELVEVTDIVRDSDYDIFKKVLSKKGTTVICLNLKSSCIREKDVELQNLGRKEVDRLIEWAKSQGMGGLTWMRCTQNGLESNIVKYFPEGVKEKLQERMGAEIGDLLLFLAGPRLQTLKAGGALRMKLAKDQGLLEGKGHQFVWIVDCPLFQADPVTGKLSAFHHPFVRPSLGDILDSEDATQIKGLSYDLVLDGNEIGSGSIRIHDAKVQRKIFRKLGMSDETIEKEFGFFLEALEFGAPPHGGIALGMDRLVSILLGCESIREVIAFPKNKKFVSLVDGSPTRVDPAKLQELMLISIAEESKEEK, from the coding sequence ATGTTGCGTACGCATCATTGTGGTGAGATTAGACTAGAGGACCTCGGAAAGAGGGTCACATTAGCAGGTTGGGTAAGATTCCGTCGCGATCACGGAGGCGTTATGTTCTTCGACCTGGCGGATTGCCATGGCATAAGCCAGCTGGTTATGGATCCTGAGGCTCTAGGACCACAAGTGGATAAGCAGCGCCTTTCGGAGTTGCTTAGGGACGTGGGTCGAGAATATGTGCTGAAAGTAACTGGCCTTATTAGAGAGAGGGTTCCGGGGACAGAGGATCCGCGAAATCCCACTGGTACTGTGGAAGTGCTCATAGAGGATGCTGAGATCTTGAACACCTCCAAACCTTTACCGTTCGAGGTGGCAGAGCAGAAGAATTCACTCCTTCCCAATGAAGATCTGCGTATACGATACCGCTATCTTGACCTGAGAAGACCGCAAATGATCTCGAATCTGAAATTCCGGGCCCAACTTTTCGCTGCTGCAAGAGCAGCTCTCGTTTCACTTGGCTTCATGGAAGTCGAAACGCCTATGCTCACGCGGTCAACAGCTGAAGGAGCTAGAGACTTTCTCGTACCCTCAAGAATCAAGCCTGGACATTTCTATGCACTGCCACAGAGCCCGCAATTGTTCAAGCAGATGTTAATGGTAGGGGGTGTAGAGCGCTACTTCCAATTTGCGCGCTGCTTCCGTGATGAAGACTCGAGGGCTGACCGCCAACCGGAATTTACACAGATGGACATCGAGATGTCGTTCATCGAGCAGGAGGATGTTTTTCAGGTGGTGGAAGCAGTACTCAAGAGTGTTTGGAAGACGATTTATGACGAGGAGCTTGCCACGCCTTTCCCTCGCCTACCTTACAAGGAAGCAATGGCCCGATTCGGGACGGACGCTCCTGACATCAGATTCGGTCTTGAGCTAGTGGAGGTCACGGACATAGTCCGTGATTCCGATTATGACATCTTCAAGAAGGTCTTGTCTAAGAAAGGGACAACAGTGATTTGCCTAAATCTAAAATCCTCTTGCATACGCGAGAAGGACGTAGAGTTGCAAAATCTAGGCAGGAAAGAAGTGGATCGTCTCATCGAATGGGCCAAGTCACAGGGAATGGGTGGACTTACCTGGATGCGCTGTACACAAAATGGCCTGGAATCGAACATCGTTAAATACTTCCCTGAAGGTGTGAAGGAAAAACTCCAGGAAAGGATGGGAGCGGAAATAGGCGACCTGCTGCTTTTCCTCGCTGGTCCTCGATTGCAGACACTCAAAGCGGGAGGAGCCTTGAGGATGAAGCTCGCCAAGGATCAGGGTCTTTTAGAGGGTAAGGGGCACCAATTCGTATGGATCGTGGACTGTCCTTTGTTCCAAGCTGATCCTGTTACGGGCAAGCTCTCAGCCTTTCACCATCCCTTTGTGAGGCCCTCGCTAGGCGATATCCTGGACTCAGAGGACGCAACTCAGATCAAAGGGTTGTCATATGATCTGGTCTTGGATGGAAATGAAATTGGCTCAGGAAGCATACGGATTCATGATGCTAAGGTCCAAAGGAAGATATTCAGGAAGTTAGGCATGAGCGATGAGACCATAGAAAAGGAGTTCGGATTCTTCCTCGAGGCTTTAGAATTCGGTGCCCCTCCTCACGGAGGCATCGCGCTTGGTATGGACAGATTGGTATCAATATTGTTAGGCTGTGAGAGCATCAGGGAAGTTATAGCATTTCCCAAGAACAAAAAGTTCGTGTCCCTAGTGGACGGCTCTCCCACCAGGGTTGATCCGGCCAAGCTTCAAGAGCTGATGCTTATCAGCATCGCGGAGGAAAGCAAGGAGGAGAAGTGA